Sequence from the bacterium genome:
CGCCTGCTGATCGTCGGTCTCGCTCCGGCGGCGCACGGCGCGAACCGCACCGGACGAATGTTCACCGGCGACCGCTCCGGCGAGTGGCTCTACCGGGCGATGCACCGCGCCGGCTTCGCGAACCAGCCGGCCGCGGTCCATCGCGACGACGGCCTCCGGCTCATCGACGCCTACGTGACCTCGCCGCTCCACTGCGCGCCCCCGGACAACAAGCCGACGCCGCGGGAGATCACCCGCTGCCTGCCGTTCCTGGAGCGTGAGCTCACGCTGTTGCGGCGCGTGAGCGTTGTCGTCGCGCTGGGGCGCATCGGATTCGACGTGTGCCGGCGGCTGCTCGCGGCGCGCGGCGTCCCCACGCGATCGCTGCGGTTCGGCCACGGCGTGGTCCACGATCTGCGGCCGCACGGTCCCGTGCTGATCGCGTCATACCATCCGAGCCGTCAGAACACGAACACCGGCAAGCTGACCGAGCCCATGCTGGACGCGGTGTTTCAGGGCGCCCGCGCCGTGCTCGGCTCGTAGGACGGCCGAGGGAGGGATCCCGTAGTGTATGAGACGGTGCTCATCGAGGACCGCGGGGGCGTGCGCGTCGTCACGCTCAACCGGCCGGACGTCCTCAACGCGTTCGATGCCAGGCTAGGCGAAGAGCTCCTCGACGCCTTGACCAAAGCGGAGGGAGCGGCCGCGGTGCGCTGCGTGGTGCTGACGGGCGCCGGCCGGGCGTTCTGCTCCGGCGCCGACCTGCGCGGCCACACGCCCGGGGAGACCTCGCTCGGGGCGCTGCTGCGGAGCCGCTACAACCGGATCGTCCTGCGGCTGCGCACCATGGAGAAGCCGGTGATCGCCGCGGTGAACGGCGTGGCCGCCGGCGCGGGCTGCAACCTCGCGCTGGCAGCCGATCTGCGCGTGGCGTCGGACCGCGCCAGCTTCATCGAGGTGTTCACGCGCGTCGGCCTGATCCCCGACTCCGGCGGCACCTGGCTGCTGCCGCGGTTCGTCGGCGTCGGGCGCGCGCTCGAGATGATGTTCTTCGCCGAACCCGTGGACGCCGCGGCGGCGGAGCGCCTGGGGCTCGTCAACCGCGTCGTGTCCCAGGACGACCTGATGCCGCGCACGCTCGAGTGGGCCGCGCGCCTCGCCGACGGACCGACGCGGGCCTACGGGCTCATCAAGCGCGCCGTGGACCGCGCGCTCGCGCTCGACCTCCGCGGCGCGCTGGACTATGAGGCGCATCTGCAGGAGATCGCCGGCCGGTCCGACGACCACCGCGAAGGCGTGGCGGCGTTTCTGGCAAAGCGCCCGCCGTCGTACGCGGGACGGTAGCACGAACGCCGCCGCGCCGTCGCGCGGCGGGTTGAAGGCGGAGGGACACGGTCATGCGTGACGTGGTGATTCTCGACGGGGTGCGCAGCCCGATCGGACGGTACGGCGGGGCACTGCGCGACATCCGCCCGGACGACCTCGCGGCGCGGATGATCGAAGCGGTCGTCCGGCGCAACGATCTCGATCCCGCGGAGATCGAGGACGTCGTGATCGGCTGTACCAACCAGGCGGGCGAGGACAACCGGAACGTCGCCCGGATGGCCGTGCTGCTGGCCGGGCTGCCGGACACGGTCCCGGGCCAGACCGTGAATCGGCTCTGCGGGTCCGGGATGCAGGCGGTGCACGCGGCGACGCGCGCGATCGCCTGCGGCGACGGCGACGTGTATCTCGCCGGCGGGGTCGAGAGCATGACGCGCGCCCCGTTCGTCATGGGCAAACCGGCCCACGCGTTTCCACGCGGCACGCAGGTGTTGCAGGACACGACGATCGGCTGGCGGTTTCCGAACCCAAAGTTGGAAGCGCGGTTCCCGCTCTACAGTATGGGCGAGACTGCGGAAAACGTCGCGGAGCGGTACGGCATCTCGCGGGAAGAGCAGGACGAGTTCGCCGTCGAGAGCCAGCACCGGGCCGCGGCGGCGCAGCGGGACGGCCGGTTCGCCGACGAGATCGTCCCGGTCGTGGTCGCGCGCCCCCGGGGCGACCCGCTCACCGTTGATGCCGACGAGCATCCGCGTCCGGACACGACCTTCGAGGGCCTGTCCGCGCTGCGCCCGGCGTTCCGGCCCGGCGGCACGGTGACCGCCGGCAACTCCTCCGGCATCAACGATGGGACGGCCTGTCTTCTCGTCGCGTCCGCGGAGTGGGCCGAGCGCCGCGGCCGGCGGCCGCTCGCCCGGATCGCGGCGATGGCCGCCGCCGGCGTCGATCCGTCGTACATGGGCATCGGCCCCGTGCCGGCCACGCAGAAGGCGCTCGGTCGCGCCGGGCGGACGCTCGACGAGATCGACCTGGTCGAGCTGAACGAAGCCTTCGCCGCGCAGGCGCTGGCCTGCGTGCGGGACCTCGGCCTCGACCGGGCGCGCCTCAACGTGAACGGCGGGGCGATCGCGCTCGGCCATCCGATCGGCGCGAGCGGGGCGCGGATCCTGGTCACGTTGATCCGCGAGATGGGCCGCCGGAAGTCGCGGTGGGGACTCGCCACGATGTGCATCGGCGTCGGCCAGGGCATCGCGACGATCGTGGAGGGACTCGCGTAGCGGTGCCGTCCGGCGACTCGGCCTCGCCGCTCGGTCCCAGGCCGTCGGGAGGCACCGGGGTCCACGCTCGGTCGATGTTGTTCACGCTCTTCGGCGACTACGTGCGCCACTACGGCGGGACGATCTGGATCGGCAGCCTGATCGCGTTGATGGCCGAACTCGGGTTTACCGCATCCGCGGTGCGGGCCGCGGTGTCGCGCACGACCCGGCAGGGCTGGCTGGCCTCGGTCCGGGCCGGTCGCGCCAGCTACTACGCGCTGACGCCGCGGGGTGAGGCACGCGTCGAGGAGGCCGCGCGGCGGATCTTCAAGCTCCATCCCGAGCGCTGGGACGGCCTCTGGCGGGTCATCGTGCTGCCGTCGGCCGGAAGCCGCGACGACCGCGCCGAGCTGCGCCGCGAGCTCGGCTGGATGGGGTTCGCGCAGATGGCGCGCGGCGTCTACGTGACCCCCAACGACCTCTTCGACCGGCTGCCGGCGCTCGCCGAGCGCTACGGGCTGCCGTCGGCCGGCGAGATGTTCACGGCCAGGCTCGCCGGCGGCGGCTGTGCATCTCGCCGCCGAGTTCCCACCGGGAGCGACGTGTCGAGCCGCCCGATCCCGGGAGGAGACGGCGCGGCCGCGTTCGCAGCCCGGCATTGGGACCTGCCGGCGATCGACCGCGCGTACGCGGCGTTCGTCGAAGAGTGGCGTCCGCGCCTCGCCGGCTGGCGTGCCGGCGCCGCG
This genomic interval carries:
- a CDS encoding uracil-DNA glycosylase, which codes for MSAAAAARRDSLRRVAQEIVACTRCPRLRRHCAEIARTRKREFAGWTYWGRPVPGFGDPDARLLIVGLAPAAHGANRTGRMFTGDRSGEWLYRAMHRAGFANQPAAVHRDDGLRLIDAYVTSPLHCAPPDNKPTPREITRCLPFLERELTLLRRVSVVVALGRIGFDVCRRLLAARGVPTRSLRFGHGVVHDLRPHGPVLIASYHPSRQNTNTGKLTEPMLDAVFQGARAVLGS
- a CDS encoding enoyl-CoA hydratase-related protein yields the protein MYETVLIEDRGGVRVVTLNRPDVLNAFDARLGEELLDALTKAEGAAAVRCVVLTGAGRAFCSGADLRGHTPGETSLGALLRSRYNRIVLRLRTMEKPVIAAVNGVAAGAGCNLALAADLRVASDRASFIEVFTRVGLIPDSGGTWLLPRFVGVGRALEMMFFAEPVDAAAAERLGLVNRVVSQDDLMPRTLEWAARLADGPTRAYGLIKRAVDRALALDLRGALDYEAHLQEIAGRSDDHREGVAAFLAKRPPSYAGR
- a CDS encoding acetyl-CoA C-acyltransferase — its product is MRDVVILDGVRSPIGRYGGALRDIRPDDLAARMIEAVVRRNDLDPAEIEDVVIGCTNQAGEDNRNVARMAVLLAGLPDTVPGQTVNRLCGSGMQAVHAATRAIACGDGDVYLAGGVESMTRAPFVMGKPAHAFPRGTQVLQDTTIGWRFPNPKLEARFPLYSMGETAENVAERYGISREEQDEFAVESQHRAAAAQRDGRFADEIVPVVVARPRGDPLTVDADEHPRPDTTFEGLSALRPAFRPGGTVTAGNSSGINDGTACLLVASAEWAERRGRRPLARIAAMAAAGVDPSYMGIGPVPATQKALGRAGRTLDEIDLVELNEAFAAQALACVRDLGLDRARLNVNGGAIALGHPIGASGARILVTLIREMGRRKSRWGLATMCIGVGQGIATIVEGLA
- a CDS encoding PaaX family transcriptional regulator C-terminal domain-containing protein, which codes for MPSGDSASPLGPRPSGGTGVHARSMLFTLFGDYVRHYGGTIWIGSLIALMAELGFTASAVRAAVSRTTRQGWLASVRAGRASYYALTPRGEARVEEAARRIFKLHPERWDGLWRVIVLPSAGSRDDRAELRRELGWMGFAQMARGVYVTPNDLFDRLPALAERYGLPSAGEMFTARLAGGGCASRRRVPTGSDVSSRPIPGGDGAAAFAARHWDLPAIDRAYAAFVEEWRPRLAGWRAGAARTAGAPDLPGAEAFVQKTRLVHEFRKFLFIDPGLPGEVLPERWNGVEARGIFSAAYHLLSEPALAFFESHYRPAPGGEGGISEGRRNARRDPFRAATIRSADLW